From Oncorhynchus mykiss isolate Arlee chromosome 6, USDA_OmykA_1.1, whole genome shotgun sequence, the proteins below share one genomic window:
- the LOC110525337 gene encoding uncharacterized protein LOC110525337 isoform X2: MSNIELLRLIFNERFRACPKLFRAVEKTITEYQENVSTSKEENDCVKRLLDFILLPEIQLHRADLQKTTVSEEEVYLEQNHCEQECSLSLEQDSKPTQIKEEQEELMTSHGEEPFQELKNDKDSVFIPFSVKRGPPNKKTGGHCWVHGGEI, from the exons ATGTCTAATATAGAGTTGTTGAGATTGATTTTCAACGAACGATTTAGAGCGTGTCCGAAACTATTCAGAGCTGTTGAAAAGACCATAACAGAGTACCAGGAAAATGTTTCCACATCGAAAGAGGAGAACGACTGTGTAAAGAGGCTGCTTGATTTCATCCTTCTACCAGAGATACAGTTACATAGAGCAG ATCTCCAGAAAACCACAGTCTCTGAAGAGGAGGTTTACCTTGAGCAGAACCATTGTGAACAAGAATGTAGCCTCAGTCTGGAGCAGGACTCAAAACCCAcacagattaaagaggaacaggaggaacttATGACCAGCCATGGAGAAGAGCCATTTCAAGAGCTGAAGAATGATAAAGACTCTGTATTCATTCCTTTCAGTGTGAAAA GAGGCCCTCCAAATAAGAAGACTGGAGGCCATTGTTG GGTACATGGTGGAGAAATATGA
- the LOC110525337 gene encoding zinc finger protein 41 isoform X1, protein MSNIELLRLIFNERFRACPKLFRAVEKTITEYQENVSTSKEENDCVKRLLDFILLPEIQLHRADLQKTTVSEEEVYLEQNHCEQECSLSLEQDSKPTQIKEEQEELMTSHGEEPFQELKNDKDSVFIPFSVKSEYDESSHLSITRSKEYKDRDPSTKQIKTEPGEEDSSELASDYKPITAVNPACSAAQGENSEVIDWNESEGPLSALKTRKSKRMRTEKVQSSLISSKGRKSVVSHLKSPIRSNSKQITHMRSYLEEKLHRCQDCGKCFARGGVLKRHMRIHTGEKPYCCHDCGKAFTRSDYMKRHMRSHTGEKPYCCHDCGRAFTRRDCMTRHMRSHTGEKPYCCHDCGKAFTHDTTCEEPHGGESVLLP, encoded by the exons ATGTCTAATATAGAGTTGTTGAGATTGATTTTCAACGAACGATTTAGAGCGTGTCCGAAACTATTCAGAGCTGTTGAAAAGACCATAACAGAGTACCAGGAAAATGTTTCCACATCGAAAGAGGAGAACGACTGTGTAAAGAGGCTGCTTGATTTCATCCTTCTACCAGAGATACAGTTACATAGAGCAG ATCTCCAGAAAACCACAGTCTCTGAAGAGGAGGTTTACCTTGAGCAGAACCATTGTGAACAAGAATGTAGCCTCAGTCTGGAGCAGGACTCAAAACCCAcacagattaaagaggaacaggaggaacttATGACCAGCCATGGAGAAGAGCCATTTCAAGAGCTGAAGAATGATAAAGACTCTGTATTCATTCCTTTCAGTGTGAAAAGTGAGTATGACGAGTCCTCACATTTGAGCATAACCCGAAGTAAAGAATACAAAGACCGAGACCCCTCCACTAAACAGATCAAAACTGAACCTGGGGAAGAGGACTCATCAGAACTAGCCAGTGACTATAAGCCCATCACTGCAGTAAATCCAGCCTGTTCTGCAGCTCAGGGTGAAAATAGTGAAGTTATTGACTGGAATGAGAGTGAGGGACCTCTGTCCGCTTTGAAGACGCGGAAATCAAAAAGGATGCGGACAGAAAAAGTACAAAGCTCCCTTATCAGCTCTAAGGGCAGGAAATCCGTGGTGTCCCATCTGAAATCACCTATCAGGTCCAACTCTAAACAAATTACCCATATGAGGAGCTACCTAGAGGAGAAATTGCATCGCTGTCAGGATTGTGGAAAATGTTTTGCTCGAGGTGGAGTTCTGAAAAGGCATATGAGgatccacacaggggagaagccgtaTTGCTGTCATGATTGTGGCAAAGCATTCACCCGAAGTGATTATATGAAAAGGCATATGAGGagccacacaggggagaagccgtaTTGCTGCCATGATTGTGGCAGAGCATTCACTCGAAGGGATTGCATGACACGGCATATGAGGAGCCACACCGGGGAGAAGCCATATTGCTGCCATGATTGTGGCAAAGCATTCACACATGACACAACATGTGAGGAGCCACACGGGGGAGAATCTGTATTGCTGCCATGA
- the ccdc180 gene encoding coiled-coil domain-containing protein 180 has translation MAETRVIPSGKVYRQMFDAQVQLSRSLHDTRRKRETNEGFLPRDNPPLSRDTDTGLQQRIRTIQAETHQCSEEMAVRDQLFSGIKHCQTSEEQLVEEEIRGLPDHVVAEKPGSDIIDRLMEKKQRNHLEAVAQLYRDLSVLSVEYETLFRQTGQEVLHQLSVYDGNVERQMQRIENISDLEKFTLQGLHEFWDTVKQESVIRRKWIKDLDDTLAKYESDRTAMIAALLRKYTGKLEKICYVMPSDIHRLINREGMMINQAILANRRAVAKLHLNLMENDLQKEVFHRLRWEDKLQDWKSFKVLGVVSRFKDFMGSPPIQGPKDVQAILDTMSAAQQSFREKRITILQSLIAMIPPRCSKTLIAEWYNSLSSVNEQIDCMHIESMRKLHSYYENTWQECLAEVEQVKKEITTYGVSPEEIQDTVNVEFLPLIGKCQSQTEEHLATMDRAFESLAKRAAVLSKSLFKFTRGASHLWEVHSAGLQRREQQLQDQLDEVRYSQEHEIQKKEANLDVMLDRLRQESTEEALKIALEKALHSLDEIKLVYMHFYKEEVDTVESYPAMVLEELHSYSFAVSRFFNVKEIYTGSQDSEELRSLYPVINLDLSGRASVKRTRQTTVQGRKRCPGGFQKSPNPAHSSFDEFDTEDVIDSHREFLDSQSSETFCTCKGNVYNGQSFVSQWDTEQDSIPSEMELVVFPRSLLADLQKDIRLLFFNHLEERYQTALTNTMNIVAAKKEALKSEQDLRLHLHQPRAKRIEVDIHNVRAAELVLHRDRVDRHCKGILQALGNCRTDFHELQIRQHKLTEDFRSQIYSMEDVFTYATKSDVLVGLCGTLQSNLESHMNIIQASQRNFRQTLESKLDGLRETNVQLIKSFKLFSDGGNFTPKEIEAHHKRIEKMVKRIDSNDEAIMLDMEGTESKCLELAKDVINRFEEKFHFLTVDLKFLEKIQGMLTNTQVQIKTEATKSNMQNKKINSLLTELKSLVDTCARSSPEKTVTTDDVFTFTWSIIEELRARCHYLQCFLNPSMAVLMPECPLQGAFAVAARPKSRKSASPAIDGLLQPSRMGVSFMDDVAVGVIRGLLRLSKPKVTQEANSESTERVSAAVTVRLSSPIGQRSGDSAESVSAQSVKRFSKPTRFDKRFQVFGPKPETHGVTTFKSLITSILWKTNDILLLVAEEFYKKKERRPITRPQYLQETFEQCAEEINKRLLVYQSQTQDYHNNCLQEFRQQLKDIEEGLSKVPGVLISKLGEQHLRSLSQDTDNIRQQLGITLHESEGRKKKHSGKLGVRLSHPACEKELEALNRAEEERQRELTNAIKNTLQELQACVRKHGEEFVRALTSLTENLLFQMDNLLTVDEVQVGQAEMKSENVTTLIRRKQAGIPLEEKQSAYLIQRGSRTWPGISNFGSSTDGPVEQPCKKTASITTAKTTLGHLRAVEARESMYQFYEQRHREELARAVQESQVQRTEVQCWEEHWRGLLNTLTQLNAE, from the exons ATGGCTGAGACTCGTGTCATTCCAAGTGGGAAAGTCTACCGCCAGATGTTTGACGCCCAG GTTCAGCTGTCAAGGTCTCTACATGATACTCGGAGGAAACGTGAGACTAATGAAGGATTCTTACCAAGGGACAACCCTCCTCTTAGTAGGGACACAGACACTGGTCTGCAGCAGCGGATTAGAACTATTCAGGCTGAAACCCACCAATGCTCAGAAGAAATGGCAGTTAG GGACCAACTGTTCTCAGGCATCAAGCATTGCCAGACGAGTGAGGAGCAGCTTGTTGAGGAGGAGATCCGTGGACTTCCTGACCATGTTG TGGCAGAAAAGCCAGGGTCAGACATCATTGACCGCCTGATGGAGAAAAAGCAGAGGAACCACCTAGAGGCTGTGGCACAGTTGTACAGGGACCTTTCTGTGCTCAGTGTG GAGTATGAGACATTATTCAGGCAAACTGGGCAAGAGGTGCTGCACCAACTCTCAGTGTATGATGGCAATGTGGAGAGACAAATGCAGAGGATTGAAAATATTTCTGATTTGGAGAAGTTCACCTTACAG GGACTTCATGAGTTCTGGGATACAGTGAAACAAGAGTCAGTGATTAGGAGGAAGTGGATCAAGGATCTGGATGATACCCTGGCTAAGTATGAGTCTGACAGAACAGCCATG ATTGCAGCATTGCTGAGAAAATACACAGGGAAACTGGAAAAAATCTGCTACGTAATGCCTTCAGATATCCACCGACTGATCAATAGAGAAGGAATG ATGATAAACCAGGCTATTCTAGCAAATAGACGAGCAGTGGCCAAGCTCCACCTGAACCTGATGGAGAATGATCTACAGAAGGAGGTATTCCACCGACTCCGATGGGAGGACAAACTGCAAGACTGGAAGAGCTTTAAGGTCCTTGGTGTGGTCAGCAGGTTCAA AGATTTCATGGGAAGCCCTCCAATCCAGGGTCCTAAGGACGTACAAGCTATTCTGGACACCATGAGTGCAGCACAGCAATCTTTTAGAGAAAAACGCATCACAATTCTTCAGTCACTCAT TGCCATGATACCTCCAAGATGTTCAAAGACTCTAATCGCTGAGTGGTATAACTCTTTGTCATCTGTCAACGAGCAAATTG ATTGTATGCACATTGAATCAATGAGGAAGCTACATTCCTATTATGAAAATACTTGGCAAGAATGCCTAGCAGAGGTAGAACAAGTCAAG AAAGAGATTACTACATATGGGGTTTCTCCAGAAGAGATCCAGGATACTGTTAATGTTGAGttcctgcctctgattgggaaatgCCAGAGCCAGACTGAGGAGCACCTTGCCACCATGGAT AGAGCGTTTGAGTCCTTGGCCAAGAGAGCTGCTGTGCTAAGTAAGTCACTTTTCAAATTCACACGTGGGGCATCTCacctatgggaggtgcacagtgcTGGGCTGCAGAGGAGGGAGCAGCAGCTGCAAGACCAGCTGGACGAGGTGCGCTACAGTCAGGAGCATGAAATCCAG AAGAAGGAGGCTAATCTTGATGTTATGTTggacagactgagacaggagagcACTGAAGAGGCACTCAAAATCGCACTGGAGAAGGCTCTACACTCCCTGGATGAAATAAAACTTGT ATACATGCACTTCTACAAAGAAGAGGTGGACACAGTGGAGAGTTATCCTGCCATGGTCTTGGAGGAGCTGCACTCTTACAGCTTTGCTGTCAGTCGATTCTTCAACGTCAAGGAGATATATACTGGTAGTCAG GACTCTGAGGAACTTCGCTCCCTTTATCCCGTCATAAACCTTG ATTTAAGTGGGAGGGCCAGTGTGAAGAGGACAAGACAGACCACTGTACAGGGAAGGAAACGTTGTCCGGGAGGATTCCAGAAAAGTCCAAATCCAGCACATTCATCCTTTGATGAATTTGACACGGAG GATGTCATTGATTCCCATCGGGAGTTTCTTGACTCTCAGTCCAGTGAGACATTCTGCACCTGTAAAGGCAATGTGTACAACGGTCAGAGCTTTGTCTCTCAATGGGACACGGAGCAGGATTCCATTCCATCTGAGATGGAGTTGGTTGTGTTCCCCAGAAGTCTTCTTGCAGATCTACAAAAAGA TATACGTCTGTTGTTTTTCAATCACCTCGAAGAGAGATATCAGACTGCTCTGACCAACACGATGAATATTGTGGCAGCCAAGAAGGAAGCACTGAAGTCAGAGCAGGATCTCCGGCTGCACCTCCACCAACCACGGGCTAAGAGAATCGAGGTGGACATCCACAATGTCCGTGCTG CGGAACTGGTACTGCACAGAGATCGTGTGGATAGGCACTGTAAAGGCATCTTGCAGGCCCTTGGCAACTGCCGAACGGACTTCCACGAACTCCAGATTCGACAGCACAAACTGACTGAGGACTTCAGATCCCAGATTTACAGCATGGAGGATGTCTTTACCTATGCCACCAAGTCAGACGT GCTGGTTGGACTATGTGGTACGCTGCAATCCAATTTGGAGAGCCACATGAACATCATTCAGGCATCACAGAGAAACTTCAGACAGACTCTGGAGTCTAAGCTGGATGGCCTAAGAGAGACCAACGTCCAGTTAATCAAATCCTTTAA GCTGTTCTCAGATGGAGGGAACTTCACACCCAAAGAGATAGAGGCGCATCACAAACGGATTGAGAAAATGGTTAAACGTATCGACTCCAACGACGAGGCTATAATGCTGGATATGGAGGGGACAGAGTCCAAGTGTCTGGAGCTG GCGAAGGATGTGATAAACAGATTTGAGGAGAAATTCCACTTTTTGACAGTGGATTTGAAGTTTCTGGAGAAAATCCAAGGAATGCTAACAAATACACAGGTTCAGATAAAAACAGAG GCAACAAAGAGCAACATGCAAAATAAGAAAATCAACAGCCTCCTGACAGAGTTAAAAAGTTTGGTAGATACTTGTGCCAGAAGCAGTCCAGAAAAG ACAGTGACGACAGATGATGTTTTCACTTTTACGTGGTCTATAATAGAGGAATTGAGGGCACGATGCCATTATCTCCAGTGCTTTTTG AACCCTTCCATGGCAGTACTGATGCCTGAATGCCCTCTCCAGGGGGCCTTCGCTGTAGCAGCACGTCCAAAGTCCCGCAAGTCAGCAAGCCCTGCCATAGACGGTCTGCTCCAGCCCAGCCGCATGGGGGTGTCCTTCATGGATGATGTGGCCGTGGGGGTCATCCGGGGACTGCTGAG GCTAAGCAAGCCTAAAGTCACCCAGGAAGCCAATTCAGAGTCGACAGAGAGGGTCTCAGCAGCAGTCACAG TCAGGTTGTCGTCTCCTATCGGGCAGAGGTCAGGGGATTCTGCCGAATCTGTCAGTGCACAAAG TGTGAAGAGGTTTTCTAAACCCACTCGCTTTGACAAGAGATTCCAGGTGTTTGGTCCCAAACCAGAGACACATGGCGT AACTACCTTCAAAAGTTTGATAACCAGCATTCTTTGGAAGACCAATGATATTCTTCTCCTGGTTGCTGAG GAGTTCTATAAGAAGAAGGAACGCCGGCCTATCACAAGGCCTCAGTACCTCCAGGAGACGTTTGAACAATGTGCTGAGGAGATTAACAAAAGGCTGCTCGTCTACCAGAGCCAAACTCAGGactaccacaacaactgtctgCAAG AATTCCGACAGCAGCTGAAAGACATTGAGGAGGGTCTTTCCAAGGTGCCAGGGGTGCTCATCTCTAAACTGGGAGAACAACACCTGAGGAGCCTGAGCCAGGACACAGACAACATCCGTCAACAGCTAGGCATCACTCTGCATGAGAGCGAGGGGAGGAAG AAAAAGCACAGTGGCAAGCTGGGTGTGCGTCTGAGCCATCCTGCTTGTGAGAAAGAGTTGGAGGCCTTGAATCGTGctgaagaggagagacaaagagagctgACCAATGCCATCAAGAACACTCTGCAAGAGCTACAA GCATGTGTGAGGAAACATGGGGAGGAGTTTGTGAGAGCACTCACCTCTCTGACAGAGAACCTGCTGTTCCAGATGGACAACCTCCTGACCGTAGATGAGGTCCAAGTTGGCC AAGCTGAAATGAAGAGTGAAAATGTCACCACTCTAATTCGCCGAAAACAAGCTGGTATTCCGCTAGAGGAGAAGCAAAGTGCATATCTAATACAGCGAGGCAGCAG AACGTGGCCAGGAATCTCTAACTTTGGATCCAGTACTGATGGTCCAGTGGAGCAACCATGCAAGAAAACAGCCTCCATCACCACTGCAAAGACCACCTTAGGCCACCTGAGAGCAGTGGAGGCCCGTGAATCTATGTACCAG TTCTATGAGCAGCGGCACAGGGAGGAGCTGGCCCGGGCCGTGCAGGAGAGCCAGGTCCAGAGGACGGAGGTGCAGTGTTGGGAGGAACACTGGAGAGGCTTACTGAACACTCTGACCCAGCTCAACGCTGAGTGA
- the card9 gene encoding caspase recruitment domain-containing protein 9 isoform X2, translating to MTDSQSVSDMEDEQCWVQLEDYRMLLIKTIEPSRITPYLRHCKVLSSEDEEQIFNDPSLVIRQRKVGVLLDILQRTGLKGYVTFLESLELDYPRLYRKITGKEPARVFSVLVDTVGESGLTQFLMSEVTRLQKGLQEERRRRQEATWAAATQEDALRQQQVKERELRKQQERVQCMREERDQQWEVVCHLKDENYSLMHNITKLSEEKNSALMSNRDLQLEIEKLKHSLMKAESDSKIQRKQTVNLKNAIEKRPSQDMIWQLQRDNDLLTVRIQELESPAQGTAPAPLDQEKLSTESLEDYKQHSQAQHQELVNNIYNLRRDLHDAEALRNRYLEAKEVLELKCTTLKKDAKMYRDRMEDILKQMDEVIRERDKAIASREEYHQENSRSLQEKDQYRKQIRELGERCDELQVQLFRTEAEVMALQTRLHINTCSPHDKSQTSEEDCRDTLTEASNGDLQCQTSGEYDVCIALQVHPLCAEGSPEDNISGERALSEDEPSDCSKLRERRDFYYRRKRALRRSKATCKECKPCVLDNSSGSDNTDTDGM from the exons ATGACTGACAGTCAGAGTGTGTCAGATATGGAGGATGAGCAGTGCTGGGTCCAGCTGGAGGATTACAGAATGCTGCTGATAAAGACCATTGAGCCGTCGCGAATCACTCCTTACTTGCGTCATTGTAAGGTGCTAAGCAGTGAGGATGAGGAGCAGATATTCAATGACCCCAGTCTGGTCATCCGCCAGCGCAAAGTAG GTGTACTATTGGATATTCTTCAAAGAACTGGACTCAAAGGCTATGTGACATTCCTCGAGAGCTTGGAGCTGGACTATCCTCGATTGTATCGCAAAATTACTGGCAAAGAACCTGCCCGGGTCTTTTCTGTACTAGTTG ACACGGTGGGTGAGTCAGGACTGACTCAGTTCTTGATGAGTGAAGTCACACGTCTGCAGAAGGGCCTGCAGGAAGAACGCCGGCGTAGACAAGAGGCCACTTGGGCTGCAGCCACGCAGGAGGACGCCTTACGGCAGCAGCAGGTTAAGGAGAGGGAGCTGCGGAAGCAGCAGGAGCGAGTGCAGTgtatgagggaggagagggaccagCAATGGGAGGTGGTATGCCACCTGAAGGACGAGAACTACAGCCTGATGCATAACATAACCAAGCTGAGCGAAGAGAAGAATAGTGCTCTCATGTCCAACCGGGATCTGCAGTTAGAG ATAGAAAAGCTGAAGCACAGCCTGATGAAGGCAGAGAGTGACTCGAAAATCCAACGCAAGCAAACTGTGAACCTGAAGAATGCCATTGAGAAGAGACCCAGTCAGGACATGATTTGGCAGCTCCAGAGAGACAACGATCTGCTCACAGTGCGCATCCAGGAGCTGGAGAGCCCAGCTCAG GGGACAGCTCCAGCCCCCTTGGATCAAGAGAAGCTGAGCACTGAGAGTCTGGAGGACTACAAGCAGCACTCTCAGGCTCAGCACCAGGAGCTGGTCAACAACATCTACAACCTACGCAGAGATCTGCACGATGCTGAGGCACTACGGAATCGG TACTTGGAGGCGAAGGAGGTTCTTGAGTTGAAGTGCACAACATTAAAGAAAGATGCAAAAATGTATCGTGACCGAATGGAGGACATCCTGAAACAGATGGATGAGGTtatcagggagagagacaag GCCATCGCCTCTCGAGAGGAGTACCACCAGGAGAATTCACGGAGCCTCCAGGAGAAGGACCAGTACCGGAAGCAGATTCGGGAGCTGGGTGAGCGCTGTGATGAGCTGCAGGTCCAGTTGTTCCGGACTGAGGCAGAGGTTATGGCTCTACAGACCAGGCTTCACATTAACACCTGCTCCCCACATGAT AAAAGCCAGACCAGTGAGGAAGACTGCAGAGATACATTAACCGAAG CTAGTAATGGGGACCTGCAATGTCAGACATCGGGGGAGTATGATGTGTGCATTGCTTTGCAAGTCCACCCGTTGTGTGCAGAAGGGTCCCCGGAGGATAATATCTCAGGA GAAAGGGCTTTATCAGAGGATGAGCCCTCAGACTGCAGCAAGCTCAGAGAGAGGCGTGACTTCTACTACAGAAG GAAACGTGCCCTTAGGAGGTCAAAGGCCACATGCAAGGAATGCAAACCCTGTGTCCTGGACAACAGCAGTGGAAGTGACAACACTGACACGGATGGGAtgtga
- the card9 gene encoding caspase recruitment domain-containing protein 9 isoform X1 has protein sequence MTDSQSVSDMEDEQCWVQLEDYRMLLIKTIEPSRITPYLRHCKVLSSEDEEQIFNDPSLVIRQRKVGVLLDILQRTGLKGYVTFLESLELDYPRLYRKITGKEPARVFSVLVDTVGESGLTQFLMSEVTRLQKGLQEERRRRQEATWAAATQEDALRQQQVKERELRKQQERVQCMREERDQQWEVVCHLKDENYSLMHNITKLSEEKNSALMSNRDLQLEIEKLKHSLMKAESDSKIQRKQTVNLKNAIEKRPSQDMIWQLQRDNDLLTVRIQELESPAQQGTAPAPLDQEKLSTESLEDYKQHSQAQHQELVNNIYNLRRDLHDAEALRNRYLEAKEVLELKCTTLKKDAKMYRDRMEDILKQMDEVIRERDKAIASREEYHQENSRSLQEKDQYRKQIRELGERCDELQVQLFRTEAEVMALQTRLHINTCSPHDKSQTSEEDCRDTLTEASNGDLQCQTSGEYDVCIALQVHPLCAEGSPEDNISGERALSEDEPSDCSKLRERRDFYYRRKRALRRSKATCKECKPCVLDNSSGSDNTDTDGM, from the exons ATGACTGACAGTCAGAGTGTGTCAGATATGGAGGATGAGCAGTGCTGGGTCCAGCTGGAGGATTACAGAATGCTGCTGATAAAGACCATTGAGCCGTCGCGAATCACTCCTTACTTGCGTCATTGTAAGGTGCTAAGCAGTGAGGATGAGGAGCAGATATTCAATGACCCCAGTCTGGTCATCCGCCAGCGCAAAGTAG GTGTACTATTGGATATTCTTCAAAGAACTGGACTCAAAGGCTATGTGACATTCCTCGAGAGCTTGGAGCTGGACTATCCTCGATTGTATCGCAAAATTACTGGCAAAGAACCTGCCCGGGTCTTTTCTGTACTAGTTG ACACGGTGGGTGAGTCAGGACTGACTCAGTTCTTGATGAGTGAAGTCACACGTCTGCAGAAGGGCCTGCAGGAAGAACGCCGGCGTAGACAAGAGGCCACTTGGGCTGCAGCCACGCAGGAGGACGCCTTACGGCAGCAGCAGGTTAAGGAGAGGGAGCTGCGGAAGCAGCAGGAGCGAGTGCAGTgtatgagggaggagagggaccagCAATGGGAGGTGGTATGCCACCTGAAGGACGAGAACTACAGCCTGATGCATAACATAACCAAGCTGAGCGAAGAGAAGAATAGTGCTCTCATGTCCAACCGGGATCTGCAGTTAGAG ATAGAAAAGCTGAAGCACAGCCTGATGAAGGCAGAGAGTGACTCGAAAATCCAACGCAAGCAAACTGTGAACCTGAAGAATGCCATTGAGAAGAGACCCAGTCAGGACATGATTTGGCAGCTCCAGAGAGACAACGATCTGCTCACAGTGCGCATCCAGGAGCTGGAGAGCCCAGCTCAG CAGGGGACAGCTCCAGCCCCCTTGGATCAAGAGAAGCTGAGCACTGAGAGTCTGGAGGACTACAAGCAGCACTCTCAGGCTCAGCACCAGGAGCTGGTCAACAACATCTACAACCTACGCAGAGATCTGCACGATGCTGAGGCACTACGGAATCGG TACTTGGAGGCGAAGGAGGTTCTTGAGTTGAAGTGCACAACATTAAAGAAAGATGCAAAAATGTATCGTGACCGAATGGAGGACATCCTGAAACAGATGGATGAGGTtatcagggagagagacaag GCCATCGCCTCTCGAGAGGAGTACCACCAGGAGAATTCACGGAGCCTCCAGGAGAAGGACCAGTACCGGAAGCAGATTCGGGAGCTGGGTGAGCGCTGTGATGAGCTGCAGGTCCAGTTGTTCCGGACTGAGGCAGAGGTTATGGCTCTACAGACCAGGCTTCACATTAACACCTGCTCCCCACATGAT AAAAGCCAGACCAGTGAGGAAGACTGCAGAGATACATTAACCGAAG CTAGTAATGGGGACCTGCAATGTCAGACATCGGGGGAGTATGATGTGTGCATTGCTTTGCAAGTCCACCCGTTGTGTGCAGAAGGGTCCCCGGAGGATAATATCTCAGGA GAAAGGGCTTTATCAGAGGATGAGCCCTCAGACTGCAGCAAGCTCAGAGAGAGGCGTGACTTCTACTACAGAAG GAAACGTGCCCTTAGGAGGTCAAAGGCCACATGCAAGGAATGCAAACCCTGTGTCCTGGACAACAGCAGTGGAAGTGACAACACTGACACGGATGGGAtgtga